In the genome of Streptomyces sp. 846.5, the window CGTGGTTGAATTTGCCATCGGAGTTCACGCCGCTTCACGTTTCGCATGGGCATACGATTTTAAGGTTCCCGACTCGGCACAGAATGGAAATGGCGAGCAGTGATCTCGGAAAAGCACTGGACAGATGCTCGGCAGCTTTGGGATTTCCAAAAAATGCACCACGAAGCCAAGCCATCCTCTGTAGCGATCGGCCTAGGCAGTCACGACATTGGCGTTGCCGATGCGACCGTAAATCTCTACCGGCGCGGCATGATGCCCCTTATCGTATTTACCGGGGCCACGAGCCGGACAACGCATGCTCTTATGCCCCGTGGTGAAGCCGTTCACTACCGAGAGCGTGCGTTGCAACTTGGTGTTCCTGACTCCGCTATTCTCCTGGAACCACGCGCTCGAAATACAGGTGAAAACATCCGCTTCTCCCGGATGCTCCTGGAAGAATCGCACATCGATGTATCGTCCGTGCTGCTGATCAGCAAACCGTACGAGGAAAGGCGCGTCTACGCCACGGCACGTAAGCTGTGGCCTTCTGTGGACATCGTCAGCGCATCGACACCAATGAGTCTTGAAGACTATGTGGCCTCGATTCAGGACGCGCACCTCGTCATCGACATGCTAGTGGGTACAGTGCAGCGCCTAATCGTGTATCCCGA includes:
- a CDS encoding YdcF family protein, with translation MISEKHWTDARQLWDFQKMHHEAKPSSVAIGLGSHDIGVADATVNLYRRGMMPLIVFTGATSRTTHALMPRGEAVHYRERALQLGVPDSAILLEPRARNTGENIRFSRMLLEESHIDVSSVLLISKPYEERRVYATARKLWPSVDIVSASTPMSLEDYVASIQDAHLVIDMLVGTVQRLIVYPEQGFMIRQVVPDEVMVAYERLRHAGFTGRLLPDR